A genomic segment from Candidatus Cybelea sp. encodes:
- a CDS encoding NAD(P) transhydrogenase subunit alpha, protein MTDVSHLVELLTVLVLAIFVGFEVISKVPTTLHTPLMSATNAIHGIVLAGAIVIVAALEGVQHGALLTTLAVAAVTLGAINVFGGFAVTERMLQMFKRKGDGK, encoded by the coding sequence GTGACCGACGTTTCACATCTCGTCGAGCTCCTAACGGTGCTCGTGCTGGCGATCTTCGTCGGCTTTGAGGTCATCTCCAAAGTCCCGACGACCCTGCACACGCCGCTGATGTCGGCTACCAACGCGATCCACGGAATCGTCCTCGCGGGCGCGATCGTCATCGTCGCCGCGCTGGAGGGCGTCCAGCACGGCGCGCTCTTGACGACGCTCGCGGTCGCGGCGGTGACGCTCGGTGCGATCAACGTCTTCGGCGGCTTTGCGGTAACCGAACGAATGCTGCAAATGTTCAAGCGCAAGGGCGACGGCAAATGA
- a CDS encoding KGG domain-containing protein — protein sequence MTQDSGQSGGMSVREAGRRGGERVKAKYGSEFYEEIGRKGGEATKSKYGPSFYEVIGQKGGQRPKRKAAAS from the coding sequence ATGACCCAGGATTCAGGACAGTCCGGCGGCATGAGCGTTCGCGAAGCGGGTCGCCGCGGCGGCGAGCGCGTCAAGGCCAAATACGGATCGGAGTTTTACGAGGAAATCGGCCGTAAGGGCGGCGAGGCCACCAAAAGCAAATACGGCCCGTCATTTTATGAAGTTATCGGTCAAAAAGGTGGTCAACGCCCAAAACGTAAGGCGGCTGCTTCTTAA
- the polA gene encoding DNA polymerase I, producing the protein MLLDTYGLVYRAFFALPGLTTSTGTPINAVYGFTMMLNKLIADEHPTHVLAAFDKGMPADRLALFAEYKAQRRAMPDDLRGQFALVRRVLATYGIPIVEIEGQEADDVIATLARQAQEAGEQTIVVTGDLDLLQIVDERTTVLVTRRGITELGRYDPRAVRERFGLDPTQLPDYRGLKGDPSDNLPGIPGVGEKTASKLLAAAGSLDALIADPELAGNPKLARLIEEYGQQACLCRAVSVVRRDLPLNVDWGGSRYEAPDDATLYPLFRELEFKTLLAKLSPPSDLPLFEAVTKLTGNYRSYVDCVDPPEFAALAGELEGYAGAQSVSFALTGDALGISTQQGESIAFATSALGQGAVRDAVARIFAAPMRRGGYDVKRLAHVFEKAGAGGARFSDDAMIGAHLLDPSRGFADVEDAAAAFLGLDLPADAAAAADATLQLIAKTRSELEARGQLSLYEEIELPLAPVLAKMERAGVAIDPAELRVIGERVDASAEALRARIYDLSGEEFNIGSPQQLGKVLFGKLNIPGAKKTKTGWATGVEVLQGLAREYPICALVLEWREVTKLKNTYIDVIPQLVDPKDGRLRTEFNQTATATGRLSSTNPNLQNIPVRGELGRRIRRAFVARSDEYVLLAADYSQIELRLMAHLSGDAAMLRAFEESQDIHDFTARQIFGITADREVDPNQRRMAKSVNFGLLYGMSDFGLAQRLEIGRAEAKEITAAYFARFPSVRAHIDGTIAQAREAGYVSTILGRRRYMPGLTSGNYMLRAAAEREATNAPLQGSAADLMKLAMVRIDRALEASGLDATMLLQIHDELIFEVRKTDVAAAAALVREHMETALELRVPLEVTIKTGRNWYDVEPLAEESLERV; encoded by the coding sequence ATGCTGCTCGATACCTACGGTCTGGTTTACCGCGCGTTCTTTGCGCTTCCCGGCTTAACGACGAGCACCGGGACGCCGATCAACGCCGTGTACGGCTTTACGATGATGCTCAACAAGCTCATTGCCGACGAACATCCGACGCACGTTCTCGCGGCATTCGACAAAGGAATGCCGGCCGACCGCCTCGCTCTTTTCGCAGAGTATAAGGCGCAGCGGCGCGCGATGCCCGACGACCTGCGGGGCCAGTTCGCGCTGGTTCGCCGCGTGCTGGCGACCTACGGCATTCCGATCGTCGAGATCGAGGGACAAGAGGCCGACGACGTGATCGCGACGCTGGCGCGACAAGCGCAAGAGGCGGGAGAACAGACGATCGTCGTTACCGGAGATCTCGATCTGCTGCAGATCGTCGACGAGCGTACAACGGTGCTCGTCACCCGGCGGGGTATCACCGAACTCGGACGCTACGATCCGCGGGCCGTTCGGGAACGCTTCGGCCTCGATCCAACGCAGCTTCCGGATTACCGGGGCCTCAAGGGCGATCCATCCGACAACCTGCCGGGTATTCCCGGCGTCGGCGAAAAGACCGCAAGCAAACTGCTTGCGGCGGCCGGCTCGCTCGACGCGTTGATCGCAGACCCCGAGCTGGCCGGCAACCCGAAGCTCGCGCGTTTGATCGAAGAGTACGGACAGCAAGCGTGTCTCTGCCGCGCCGTCTCCGTCGTTCGCCGCGACCTGCCGCTGAACGTTGATTGGGGTGGGAGCCGCTACGAGGCTCCCGACGACGCAACCCTCTACCCGCTCTTCCGCGAACTCGAGTTCAAGACGCTGCTCGCCAAGCTCTCGCCGCCCTCGGACCTGCCGCTCTTCGAAGCCGTCACGAAGCTGACCGGCAACTATCGCAGCTACGTCGATTGCGTGGATCCGCCCGAGTTTGCGGCACTCGCCGGCGAGCTCGAAGGATATGCGGGCGCGCAAAGCGTCAGCTTCGCGCTGACCGGCGACGCGCTCGGAATCTCGACCCAGCAGGGGGAAAGCATCGCCTTCGCCACGAGCGCGCTCGGACAGGGCGCCGTGCGCGATGCGGTGGCGCGCATCTTCGCCGCACCGATGCGGCGCGGCGGCTACGACGTCAAGCGGCTAGCTCACGTCTTCGAAAAAGCCGGCGCCGGCGGGGCGCGGTTCTCCGACGACGCGATGATCGGTGCGCACTTACTCGACCCGTCGCGCGGTTTCGCCGACGTCGAAGATGCCGCCGCGGCGTTTCTCGGGCTCGACCTTCCCGCAGACGCCGCCGCCGCGGCCGATGCGACCCTGCAGCTGATCGCGAAGACTCGCAGCGAGCTCGAAGCGCGCGGCCAGCTTTCGCTCTACGAAGAAATCGAGCTGCCCCTCGCGCCGGTATTGGCGAAGATGGAGCGCGCCGGTGTCGCGATCGATCCTGCGGAGCTGCGCGTCATCGGCGAGCGCGTCGACGCCTCGGCCGAAGCGCTGCGAGCGCGGATCTACGATCTCTCCGGCGAAGAGTTCAACATCGGATCGCCTCAGCAGCTCGGTAAAGTCCTCTTCGGCAAGCTCAACATTCCCGGCGCCAAGAAGACGAAGACGGGCTGGGCGACCGGGGTCGAGGTGCTCCAAGGCCTGGCCCGCGAGTACCCGATCTGCGCGTTGGTACTCGAATGGCGCGAGGTCACCAAGCTCAAGAACACCTACATCGACGTCATCCCGCAGCTGGTCGATCCAAAGGACGGCCGGCTGCGCACTGAGTTCAATCAAACGGCTACGGCGACCGGCCGCCTTTCGTCGACGAATCCGAACCTGCAGAACATCCCGGTGCGCGGCGAACTCGGGCGGCGGATCCGCCGCGCGTTCGTCGCACGCAGCGACGAATACGTCTTGCTCGCGGCCGACTACAGCCAGATCGAACTCCGGCTGATGGCACATCTTTCCGGCGACGCAGCGATGCTGCGCGCTTTCGAAGAGTCGCAGGACATCCACGATTTTACCGCGCGCCAAATCTTCGGCATTACCGCCGATCGCGAGGTCGACCCCAACCAGCGGCGCATGGCAAAGAGCGTTAACTTCGGCCTCTTGTACGGCATGTCGGACTTCGGTCTGGCGCAGCGCCTGGAGATCGGCCGGGCCGAGGCCAAAGAGATTACTGCCGCGTACTTCGCGCGCTTCCCCTCGGTACGCGCGCACATCGACGGCACGATCGCGCAAGCGCGGGAGGCAGGCTACGTTTCGACGATCCTCGGTCGCCGGCGATATATGCCCGGCTTGACCTCCGGGAACTACATGCTGCGGGCGGCAGCGGAGCGCGAGGCGACCAACGCGCCGCTGCAAGGGAGCGCCGCCGATCTCATGAAGCTCGCGATGGTGCGCATCGATCGCGCACTCGAAGCCTCGGGACTCGACGCCACGATGCTGCTTCAGATCCACGACGAGCTGATATTTGAAGTGCGCAAAACGGACGTTGCCGCCGCCGCCGCGCTCGTGCGAGAGCACATGGAGACGGCGCTCGAGCTGCGAGTCCCGCTCGAAGTGACGATCAAAACCGGGCGGAATTGGTACGATGTCGAGCCGCTGGCGGAGGAGAGCCTGGAACGTGTTTAG
- a CDS encoding DUF192 domain-containing protein: MFSYLAAIAAMLATTLVHAPKANLTLEVARTEAQRERGLMFRQSLPPHTGMIFLFERDEQIAFWMKNTLIPLDMVFIASNGTVRRVFAGVPVVQPNTPDDRIPQEQSQARYVIELPAGEAAGDGIAAGVKLDLHGVADTPS; this comes from the coding sequence GTGTTTAGCTACTTAGCGGCGATCGCGGCGATGCTCGCGACGACGCTCGTCCATGCACCGAAGGCAAATCTGACGCTGGAAGTCGCAAGGACCGAGGCGCAGCGCGAACGCGGCCTGATGTTCCGCCAATCCCTGCCGCCGCATACCGGCATGATCTTCTTATTCGAGCGCGACGAGCAGATCGCGTTCTGGATGAAGAACACGTTGATTCCGCTCGACATGGTATTCATCGCCTCCAACGGCACCGTGCGCCGGGTATTTGCCGGCGTCCCGGTCGTGCAGCCGAACACGCCGGACGATCGGATTCCGCAAGAGCAGAGCCAGGCTCGCTACGTGATCGAGCTGCCCGCGGGTGAAGCGGCCGGCGACGGAATCGCCGCCGGGGTCAAACTCGATCTGCACGGCGTCGCGGACACGCCTTCGTAA
- a CDS encoding S1 RNA-binding domain-containing protein, which yields MVHRIDEMDGTLFLSERRARALKTWEKVIEAHDRDEVIEATVTQVVKGGVLVDLGMRGFVPASQIRRQPVGNLDELVGQHLRLKVIDLDHKRHRVVLSQRLVLEEELQAKKQELLDTLEVAQIREGVVVRLADFGAFVDLGGIDGLIHNSELSYARIKHPSEVVKIGDVVQVEIMKFDPDAKKVSLSLKHALPDPWDQYADRLYETNKLTAQIVKVTPNYLLVEVIPGILAMVPKGEFDASAAFAAGQEVEVTLLTINHATRRITASIQHVADVPLEEIEQYAVEEEAGGIVTPVDVLPEPPPSE from the coding sequence ATGGTTCACCGCATCGATGAGATGGACGGGACCCTCTTTCTCTCGGAACGCCGCGCGCGCGCGCTCAAGACCTGGGAGAAAGTGATCGAAGCGCACGATCGCGACGAAGTGATCGAGGCAACCGTTACGCAGGTCGTCAAGGGAGGCGTACTCGTCGACTTGGGCATGCGCGGATTCGTTCCGGCCTCTCAGATTCGCCGGCAGCCGGTCGGAAATCTCGACGAGCTCGTCGGACAGCATTTGCGTCTAAAGGTGATCGACCTCGATCACAAGCGTCATCGCGTGGTTCTCTCGCAGCGGCTCGTGCTCGAAGAAGAGCTGCAGGCAAAGAAGCAAGAGCTTCTCGATACGCTCGAAGTTGCGCAGATTCGCGAAGGCGTCGTCGTCAGGCTCGCCGATTTCGGCGCTTTCGTCGACCTCGGCGGAATCGACGGCTTGATTCACAACAGCGAGTTGTCGTACGCACGGATCAAACATCCGTCGGAGGTGGTGAAGATCGGCGACGTCGTGCAGGTCGAAATCATGAAGTTCGACCCCGACGCCAAAAAAGTGAGCCTGTCGCTCAAGCACGCGCTGCCGGATCCGTGGGACCAGTACGCGGACCGTCTCTATGAAACCAACAAGCTCACGGCACAGATCGTCAAAGTCACCCCGAACTATCTGCTCGTCGAAGTCATCCCCGGGATCCTCGCGATGGTACCCAAGGGGGAGTTCGATGCATCGGCCGCGTTCGCGGCCGGCCAAGAGGTCGAGGTGACGCTCCTGACGATCAATCACGCTACGCGGCGGATCACCGCATCGATCCAACACGTGGCCGACGTGCCGCTCGAGGAGATCGAGCAGTACGCGGTCGAGGAGGAGGCCGGCGGAATCGTGACGCCCGTGGACGTGCTTCCGGAGCCTCCCCCGAGCGAGTAA
- the lnt gene encoding apolipoprotein N-acyltransferase: MTCRPHADTMNAVTETTIKPKLNLRIMVSSRPLRDVCLAAIAAVALAAAFPKLGAAWLVPFGTAALFWLWQDASWKRAALLGWFAGLVFFTIDFAWVGHTVGRYIGAFGPFLAYGPALIEAPFFAVAGALASVAYARMRPVVAPLGAAAAFTICEWLRSIGVMAAPFDQLGYTQADTVLRPIAAYAGTYGITLVLCVLGAYGADAIRRRTWQPLAAAAGATLLLTFAAWTFWPARHIPAPSIEVVAVQGNVPQSLKWNALQVAVARYMAMTRGAARAHPRLIVWPETAITTELDFDQHLIGQFSGLARKLHSTIVAGAIDADSRGLFNALFIFAPNGSSQVYRKRQLVPFAEWFPGRAFLSWLPYIGALNGGITPGQRDGVYPTTALTIAPMICWESAFADLAFAQLRRNAQLLVISTDDAWFGKTSGPYMHAQIAQLRAVESGAYVVRAAATGISGIIAPDGTWQARSLLEERTVVKGRVGRRLPTIFSRIGPTTIALLLILGYVALLLIPRVARTEDDA, encoded by the coding sequence GTGACCTGCCGACCGCATGCCGATACGATGAACGCCGTTACCGAAACGACTATAAAACCGAAGCTCAATCTACGAATCATGGTCTCCTCGCGGCCCTTGCGAGACGTGTGCCTCGCCGCGATCGCGGCCGTGGCGCTGGCGGCGGCATTTCCTAAGCTTGGCGCGGCGTGGCTCGTTCCCTTTGGAACCGCGGCGCTCTTTTGGTTGTGGCAAGACGCTTCCTGGAAACGAGCGGCGCTTCTTGGTTGGTTTGCCGGATTAGTTTTCTTTACGATCGATTTTGCATGGGTCGGGCATACGGTCGGACGGTATATCGGGGCGTTCGGCCCGTTTCTCGCCTATGGGCCCGCCCTGATCGAGGCGCCGTTTTTTGCCGTCGCGGGCGCGCTGGCGTCGGTGGCGTACGCGCGAATGCGTCCGGTGGTCGCACCACTCGGCGCGGCCGCTGCCTTTACGATTTGCGAATGGCTTCGCTCGATCGGCGTGATGGCCGCGCCGTTCGATCAGCTTGGGTACACGCAAGCCGACACCGTCCTGCGGCCGATCGCGGCGTACGCGGGGACTTACGGAATCACGCTCGTGCTTTGCGTGCTCGGCGCATACGGAGCCGATGCTATCCGCCGGCGAACGTGGCAGCCGTTAGCGGCCGCGGCGGGCGCGACGCTTCTCCTCACCTTCGCGGCGTGGACGTTTTGGCCGGCTCGCCACATCCCCGCGCCGTCGATCGAAGTCGTGGCCGTACAGGGCAACGTTCCGCAGTCGCTCAAGTGGAACGCGCTGCAGGTTGCCGTCGCGCGCTACATGGCAATGACGCGCGGCGCGGCGCGCGCGCACCCGCGCCTGATCGTTTGGCCGGAGACGGCGATTACGACCGAGCTGGACTTCGACCAGCATTTGATCGGCCAGTTCTCCGGTCTCGCGCGCAAACTTCATTCAACGATCGTCGCCGGCGCAATCGATGCGGACTCGCGTGGACTCTTCAACGCACTGTTCATTTTCGCGCCCAACGGTTCTTCGCAGGTCTACCGCAAGCGCCAACTGGTGCCGTTCGCAGAGTGGTTTCCGGGCCGCGCGTTTCTTTCGTGGCTGCCGTACATCGGCGCGCTCAACGGCGGCATAACGCCCGGCCAGCGCGACGGCGTCTATCCGACGACGGCGCTGACGATCGCGCCGATGATCTGTTGGGAGTCGGCTTTTGCAGATCTCGCCTTTGCCCAGTTGCGGCGCAACGCGCAGCTCCTCGTGATCAGCACCGACGATGCCTGGTTCGGCAAGACGTCCGGCCCGTATATGCACGCTCAGATCGCACAGCTTCGCGCCGTCGAAAGCGGCGCGTACGTCGTTCGCGCCGCGGCGACGGGAATCAGCGGAATCATCGCGCCGGATGGCACGTGGCAGGCTCGCAGCCTGCTCGAAGAGCGAACCGTGGTGAAGGGCCGCGTCGGACGGAGGCTGCCGACGATCTTTTCCCGCATCGGCCCGACGACGATCGCGCTGCTGCTGATCCTCGGGTACGTCGCGCTCCTCTTGATTCCGCGCGTCGCTCGGACCGAAGACGATGCGTAA
- a CDS encoding fumarylacetoacetate hydrolase family protein: protein MTYRPADGRARPGVLEGSSIRPIATPTLREYLELAPHERIAWHSADELVALSEVQLEAPVRPARNIFCVGRNYLEHAQEGARALGRPLKLPSVPTFFTKAPTAIAAPDATLHLSRAVSSEFDFEAELAIVIGTECKDVSPADALHTVFGYTAFNDVTARDLQREYGQWFKGKSLDDSAPIGPWIVTPEELRDPQSLDVRLRRNGVEKQHANTSSMIFAIPALIAELSKGMTLLPGDVIATGTPAGVGFARNPPEFLADGDLLEVEIEHIGVLRNRISII from the coding sequence GTGACGTATCGGCCCGCCGATGGCCGAGCGCGTCCCGGTGTGCTCGAAGGTTCCTCGATCCGCCCGATCGCCACGCCGACGCTGCGCGAGTATCTGGAGCTAGCGCCCCACGAACGAATCGCGTGGCACAGCGCCGACGAGCTCGTGGCGCTCTCCGAGGTGCAGCTCGAGGCTCCGGTTCGTCCCGCGCGCAACATCTTCTGCGTCGGGCGAAACTATCTCGAACACGCGCAGGAGGGGGCACGCGCGCTCGGGCGCCCGCTGAAGCTTCCCTCCGTACCGACCTTCTTCACCAAGGCACCGACCGCCATCGCCGCGCCCGACGCCACGCTGCATTTGAGCCGCGCGGTTTCGTCGGAGTTTGATTTCGAAGCCGAACTGGCAATCGTCATCGGGACGGAATGTAAAGACGTTTCGCCCGCAGATGCGCTGCACACCGTATTTGGTTACACGGCCTTCAACGACGTCACCGCGCGCGACCTACAGCGCGAGTACGGCCAGTGGTTCAAAGGTAAGAGCCTCGACGACAGCGCGCCGATCGGTCCGTGGATCGTAACCCCGGAGGAACTGCGCGATCCGCAATCTTTGGACGTGCGCCTGCGCCGTAACGGCGTCGAAAAGCAGCACGCCAACACGTCGTCAATGATTTTTGCGATTCCTGCGCTGATTGCCGAGCTCTCGAAAGGCATGACGCTCCTGCCCGGCGACGTCATCGCAACGGGGACGCCCGCGGGAGTCGGCTTCGCGCGAAACCCGCCCGAGTTTCTTGCCGACGGGGATCTGCTCGAAGTCGAGATCGAGCACATCGGCGTCCTGCGAAACCGGATCAGCATAATCTAA
- a CDS encoding Re/Si-specific NAD(P)(+) transhydrogenase subunit alpha gives MIVAVPREAAVKERRVALVPETVSKFTKANVAVSVQRGAGESASFPDDLYVQAGASLAADTASLAAAADVFVTVGRPGDDAIAAMRPNSVVVGFLNPLGDTAFTQRLAAANLTALAMEMIPRITRAQSMDALSSQSNIAGYKAVLLAAATLPKFFPMLTTAAGTIRPAKALILGAGVAGLQAIATARRLGAVVSGYDVRAVVKEQVASLGANFLEFDLGEDAQAAGGYAKELTPEQQERQRAWMVEQIGANDVVITTALVPGRKAPVLITKAAVEAMKPGSVIVDLAAEAGGNCELTVADQVIATPNGVTIVGTTNLPGTMPADASRLYSRNVHALLSPWIKDGALEIDMNDEVAKGAIVAGGGRVLLGGNAS, from the coding sequence ATGATCGTTGCCGTTCCCCGCGAGGCCGCGGTTAAGGAGCGCCGGGTGGCGCTCGTGCCCGAAACCGTCTCGAAATTTACCAAGGCCAACGTCGCCGTGAGCGTGCAGCGCGGGGCCGGGGAGTCGGCCTCGTTTCCGGACGACCTCTACGTGCAGGCCGGAGCCTCATTGGCTGCCGACACCGCTTCGCTGGCAGCAGCCGCCGACGTCTTCGTCACCGTCGGCCGCCCCGGCGACGACGCGATCGCGGCCATGCGCCCGAACAGCGTCGTGGTCGGTTTCTTGAATCCGCTCGGCGATACTGCGTTTACGCAGCGTTTGGCGGCTGCAAATCTTACGGCCTTGGCGATGGAGATGATCCCCCGCATTACTCGAGCGCAGTCGATGGACGCACTATCTTCGCAAAGCAACATCGCCGGCTACAAAGCGGTTCTGCTCGCTGCGGCCACGTTGCCGAAGTTCTTCCCGATGCTGACGACCGCCGCGGGAACGATCCGCCCTGCAAAGGCGCTGATCCTCGGCGCCGGGGTCGCCGGTTTGCAAGCCATCGCCACGGCGCGCCGGCTCGGCGCCGTCGTGAGCGGCTACGACGTGCGCGCGGTTGTGAAGGAACAGGTTGCCTCGCTGGGCGCGAACTTTCTCGAGTTCGACCTGGGAGAGGACGCGCAGGCGGCGGGAGGATACGCCAAAGAGCTGACGCCCGAGCAGCAGGAACGCCAGCGCGCGTGGATGGTCGAACAGATCGGCGCCAACGATGTCGTGATCACGACGGCGTTGGTTCCCGGGCGCAAGGCTCCAGTCTTGATCACCAAGGCTGCGGTCGAGGCGATGAAGCCCGGGAGCGTGATCGTCGATCTCGCCGCCGAAGCCGGCGGCAACTGCGAGCTGACCGTCGCCGATCAAGTGATCGCCACTCCGAATGGCGTTACGATCGTCGGCACGACGAATCTGCCCGGCACGATGCCTGCCGATGCCAGCCGGCTCTACTCGCGCAACGTACACGCGCTGCTTTCGCCTTGGATCAAAGACGGAGCGCTCGAGATCGATATGAACGACGAGGTCGCCAAAGGTGCAATCGTTGCAGGCGGCGGCCGCGTGCTTCTCGGAGGAAACGCTTCGTGA
- the coaE gene encoding dephospho-CoA kinase (Dephospho-CoA kinase (CoaE) performs the final step in coenzyme A biosynthesis.), which produces MRVGLTGGIGAGKSEVAGIFGDLGALIIDTDVIAREVVTPQSDGLLEIARVWPAVVRNGVLDRAALADIVFSDAAARERLNALLHPHIRRLAVERENRAAPGQLIVHVVPLLFETGYDRLVDKSVLVASPLERRIARIVERDRLDEARVRARMATQVEPDEARSRADFVIENDGDLEHLRERSETVYRALT; this is translated from the coding sequence GTGCGCGTTGGGCTGACCGGCGGCATCGGCGCTGGGAAGAGTGAGGTCGCCGGCATCTTCGGCGACCTCGGAGCGCTCATCATCGACACCGACGTCATCGCTCGCGAAGTCGTGACGCCTCAAAGCGACGGCCTGCTCGAGATCGCTAGAGTCTGGCCGGCCGTCGTGCGAAACGGCGTCTTGGACCGCGCGGCGCTTGCCGACATCGTCTTCAGTGACGCCGCCGCGCGCGAGCGCCTCAATGCGCTCCTGCACCCCCATATCCGCCGCTTGGCGGTCGAGCGCGAGAACCGGGCCGCTCCAGGCCAGCTGATCGTGCACGTCGTGCCCTTGCTCTTCGAAACCGGGTACGATCGTCTCGTAGATAAGTCCGTTCTCGTCGCCTCACCGCTCGAACGGCGAATCGCCCGGATCGTCGAGCGAGATCGGCTGGACGAGGCTCGGGTCCGAGCCCGGATGGCCACTCAGGTGGAACCGGACGAGGCCCGCTCGCGGGCCGACTTCGTGATCGAGAACGACGGCGATCTCGAGCATCTGCGAGAGCGAAGCGAGACGGTTTACCGAGCCTTGACCTAA
- the mutM gene encoding bifunctional DNA-formamidopyrimidine glycosylase/DNA-(apurinic or apyrimidinic site) lyase, giving the protein MPELPEVETIVRGLQRAIAGKKIAGADVRLARMIVAPPGVDFKRAVAGQRIAAVRRRGKYAVIELESGDALVVSLRMTGRLVVSQAGRPQYPRAHVVLRFTGGARLHFADVRTFGRMQFVKAGESWDGRLGTEPLSTGFTAEAFIGMLAGRTSPIKAFLLDQRRIAGIGNIYASEALWEARIRPTRPAGALTKAAARRLREAIVDVLQRAIDMRGTTVDDYVDAEGLKGGYQNKLSVYGRHGQACPRCGTGRIVRTVLGGRGTWWCRRCQR; this is encoded by the coding sequence TTGCCGGAGCTGCCCGAAGTCGAAACGATCGTCCGCGGCCTGCAGCGGGCGATCGCCGGAAAAAAGATCGCGGGGGCGGACGTGCGGCTCGCACGCATGATCGTAGCGCCGCCCGGAGTCGATTTTAAACGCGCGGTTGCGGGTCAGCGCATCGCGGCGGTGCGCCGCCGCGGCAAGTATGCGGTCATCGAACTAGAGTCGGGCGACGCGCTGGTCGTTAGTCTGCGAATGACCGGGCGTCTCGTCGTCAGCCAGGCGGGCCGTCCGCAATATCCCCGGGCGCACGTCGTCCTGCGGTTCACCGGCGGCGCTCGCCTGCATTTTGCCGACGTGCGAACCTTCGGCCGGATGCAATTCGTGAAGGCCGGCGAATCCTGGGACGGCCGCCTCGGGACCGAGCCGCTCTCGACCGGCTTTACAGCAGAGGCCTTTATCGGTATGCTGGCGGGGCGGACGAGCCCGATCAAGGCGTTCTTGCTCGATCAGCGCCGTATCGCCGGCATCGGCAACATCTACGCCAGCGAGGCGCTGTGGGAGGCCCGGATTCGTCCGACCAGGCCGGCAGGGGCATTGACAAAGGCGGCCGCGCGCCGCTTACGTGAAGCTATCGTTGACGTATTACAACGCGCGATCGACATGCGCGGAACGACCGTCGACGATTACGTGGATGCCGAAGGTCTCAAGGGTGGCTATCAAAACAAGCTTTCGGTCTACGGCAGGCACGGGCAAGCGTGCCCGCGCTGCGGCACCGGCAGGATCGTGAGAACCGTCTTGGGCGGGCGCGGAACCTGGTGGTGCCGGCGATGCCAAAGATAA